A DNA window from Pseudoalteromonas spongiae UST010723-006 contains the following coding sequences:
- a CDS encoding ligand-binding sensor domain-containing diguanylate cyclase — protein MLFRLILLFTVVLLSTLKPTYASLDDYVVKQWHIQHGLASQSLKNIVQDQQGYLWIGSQFGLSRFDGNRFTNFNVNNSDFLPSNAINSLLIDNDGFLWIGTDNGLVKFSPSELTSERFSLNGPVRDIAQDNNGRIWIASNSLYLYSNQKLNTISQLLGVNDTNNNFSNKRNALVKLIGEVRKMALSPDGIWLINDRFLLHLQSLANETTGKIRFEITERISLPQRLAQSVLYDLAWLEGDLFIASEVGAYFLDIDQELRPFSLPYANNATVYKFMYDSDGSLWVSTKGRLLYRDSSGIWQWIEQSDLEQTVWFSDIFRGQDDIIWLASLTEGLWQARPSQVKRHRDSKGLNQSVTTLKYGEDQRLWLATKNGIGYLDESGLFNVEIAAAKLGGLTVHDLHFQGSRLFIATNRGAFVYDGKELLKLDAATLRATAVFAIESAEQGGVWLATDRGLYRLAFNGLRSFVYNSFLDSKYITFIDEQNGKGYLGTSRGAYFFSERGIERLAMGSALAESNISFILPVENRLFVATQNNGLFYRSEKGVWRQLDVSNGLPYGPILSLHFDQVLNYLWVSTSKGVYRLPLKQFEEGIQSLEVEQVISPYNKQLDGKTSQCCSGNALGAIARIGSSLWYPSKSGLVEIPTNIRLFSESDIRPIIETVTADNGGEKNTYSVPEVDTLTLQTEERNLTLGYTAINFQTASEIDFRYRLVGLDGVWREANNSREANYANLPAGQFIFELQAKRRGQEWSSADTISQTLIIPKAFDETVVFRLIVVMSFILALYIVFLFYRNQERRKQEELERLVETRTQALISANEQLNKANDRLKLVSHSDELTGLRSRRFLFDQLPKDIEHFQSNRESLEIQGKCMALLILNLDKFSRVNDVFGSFAGDNCLQQIASLLTEQVQGADYVVRWSGDEFLILLRDMQKSAVHQFARSISHQLAGQNFVMPDGRKTKLTGSVGWAFYPLPLLGGQIISWETSIKIADIALQKAKAKKPGSVAYFSFSDNIDAFEFEDSERVAQQLESLLDSEQAKLHISEI, from the coding sequence GTGCTGTTTCGCTTAATATTGTTATTTACAGTTGTATTACTTAGTACACTCAAACCGACATACGCTTCGCTTGATGACTATGTGGTAAAACAATGGCATATTCAGCACGGGCTTGCATCACAATCACTTAAAAACATTGTACAAGACCAACAAGGTTACTTGTGGATTGGCTCCCAGTTTGGCTTGAGTCGTTTCGACGGTAATCGCTTTACTAATTTTAATGTCAATAACAGTGATTTTTTGCCAAGCAATGCAATTAACAGTTTGCTTATCGATAACGACGGTTTTTTATGGATCGGCACCGATAACGGGCTAGTAAAATTTAGCCCAAGTGAGCTGACATCAGAGCGCTTTAGTTTAAACGGCCCAGTACGTGATATCGCACAAGACAACAACGGCCGTATCTGGATTGCATCGAACAGTCTTTACCTTTACTCCAACCAAAAACTCAATACCATTTCTCAGCTGCTTGGCGTAAATGACACTAATAATAACTTTAGCAATAAACGAAATGCCTTAGTGAAACTGATTGGTGAAGTGCGCAAAATGGCACTGTCGCCTGACGGTATTTGGTTGATTAACGATCGTTTTTTACTGCATTTACAAAGTTTAGCGAATGAAACTACCGGTAAAATCCGCTTTGAAATTACCGAACGTATTTCATTGCCGCAGCGCTTAGCACAATCGGTATTATACGACTTAGCGTGGCTGGAAGGGGACTTATTTATTGCCTCTGAAGTTGGCGCTTACTTTCTCGATATTGACCAAGAGTTGAGACCTTTTTCATTACCTTATGCCAATAACGCCACAGTATATAAATTTATGTACGATTCAGATGGTTCATTGTGGGTTTCGACTAAAGGGCGATTATTGTATCGCGATAGCAGTGGTATTTGGCAGTGGATTGAGCAATCAGACCTTGAACAAACGGTTTGGTTTTCAGATATTTTCAGAGGGCAAGACGACATTATTTGGCTTGCAAGTTTAACAGAAGGATTGTGGCAAGCGCGCCCTAGCCAAGTAAAGCGTCATCGCGATAGTAAAGGCTTAAATCAATCGGTTACTACGCTAAAATATGGAGAAGATCAGCGTTTATGGCTAGCCACCAAAAATGGTATTGGTTATTTAGATGAAAGCGGTTTATTTAACGTAGAAATCGCGGCGGCAAAACTCGGTGGTTTGACCGTTCATGATTTACATTTTCAGGGCTCGCGTTTATTTATCGCAACCAACCGTGGGGCCTTTGTTTACGATGGTAAAGAATTACTTAAACTTGATGCCGCAACCTTACGTGCAACAGCCGTGTTTGCTATAGAAAGTGCAGAGCAAGGCGGCGTTTGGTTAGCCACAGATCGTGGTTTATATCGTTTGGCGTTTAACGGTTTACGCTCGTTTGTTTATAACTCGTTTCTTGATAGTAAATACATTACCTTTATCGATGAGCAAAATGGCAAAGGTTACTTAGGCACTTCGCGCGGCGCTTATTTTTTCAGTGAGCGTGGTATCGAGCGTTTAGCCATGGGCAGCGCATTAGCTGAATCAAATATTAGTTTTATTCTTCCCGTTGAAAATAGGCTGTTTGTTGCAACGCAAAATAATGGCTTATTTTATCGCAGTGAAAAAGGCGTTTGGCGTCAGTTAGATGTATCTAATGGCTTGCCTTACGGACCTATTTTAAGTTTGCATTTTGATCAAGTCCTGAATTATTTGTGGGTGAGCACTAGCAAAGGTGTCTATCGCTTGCCGCTTAAACAGTTTGAAGAAGGCATTCAATCGCTTGAAGTTGAACAGGTTATCTCGCCTTACAACAAACAGCTTGATGGCAAAACCAGCCAGTGTTGCTCGGGTAATGCGCTTGGTGCAATTGCCCGTATCGGTTCGAGCTTATGGTATCCAAGTAAATCTGGTTTAGTTGAAATTCCAACCAATATTCGGTTGTTTAGTGAAAGTGATATTCGCCCGATTATTGAAACGGTCACGGCCGATAACGGGGGCGAGAAAAATACCTATTCAGTACCTGAGGTCGATACCCTTACTCTGCAAACAGAGGAGCGAAATTTAACACTGGGTTATACTGCAATTAACTTCCAAACCGCTTCTGAAATTGATTTTCGCTACCGCCTTGTTGGCCTTGATGGGGTATGGCGTGAAGCAAATAATAGCCGTGAAGCAAACTATGCAAACTTACCAGCTGGACAGTTTATTTTTGAACTGCAAGCAAAACGACGCGGACAAGAGTGGAGTAGTGCCGATACGATTTCACAAACCTTGATTATTCCAAAAGCCTTCGATGAAACTGTGGTGTTTCGTTTAATCGTTGTGATGTCGTTTATTCTTGCCCTGTATATTGTGTTTTTGTTCTATCGCAATCAAGAAAGGCGAAAACAAGAAGAGTTAGAACGCTTAGTTGAAACGCGTACTCAAGCGCTTATCTCTGCGAACGAGCAACTTAATAAAGCTAACGACAGGCTCAAACTGGTAAGTCACTCAGATGAGCTTACAGGCCTTCGCAGCCGTCGCTTCTTATTTGATCAACTACCGAAAGACATCGAGCATTTCCAAAGTAACCGCGAAAGCCTTGAAATTCAGGGTAAATGTATGGCACTGCTGATTTTGAACTTAGACAAGTTTAGCCGCGTTAACGATGTGTTTGGTTCGTTTGCTGGCGATAACTGTTTACAGCAAATTGCGTCCTTGCTGACAGAGCAGGTACAAGGTGCCGACTATGTGGTACGTTGGAGTGGCGATGAGTTCTTGATTTTATTAAGGGATATGCAAAAGAGCGCCGTACATCAGTTTGCGCGCAGTATTAGTCATCAGCTTGCTGGGCAAAATTTTGTTATGCCTGATGGCCGTAAAACAAAACTAACAGGCTCGGTTGGTTGGGCATTTTACCCACTACCGTTACTTGGCGGACAAATTATTAGCTGGGAAACATCTATTAAAATTGCTGATATTGCACTGCAAAAAGCAAAGGCGAAAAAACCGGGCAGTGTGGCTTACTTTAGCTTTTCAGATAATATCGATGCGTTTGAATTTGAAGACAGTGAACGTGTTGCTCAGCAGTTAGAATCGTTATTAGATTCTGAGCAAGCTAAACTGCATATTTCCGAGATATAA
- a CDS encoding flagellar motor protein MotB — protein MSDEAEECKCPPPGLPAWMGTFADLMSLLMCFFVLLLAFSEMDVLKFKQIAGSMKFAFGVQNKIEVKDIPKGTSVIAMEFRPGKPDPTPIETIQQQTVEMTQQMLEFQAGEEDSAGGRQEQRGNRRGGESASTSKQTASEAQQEKTNELLKKIAQQLEQQIIDGAIELESLGQQIVIRIRENGSFPSGSAFLQPQFKPIIQEIAALLNDVPGEITVSGHTDDFQVSNELYTNNWDLSAKRAVAVATEMQKVPSFDKGRMVVIGRADTRPLEPNVDEESRRRNRRVEISIMQGKAKESTPIDLQSN, from the coding sequence ATGTCGGACGAAGCAGAAGAGTGTAAATGCCCGCCTCCCGGATTACCGGCGTGGATGGGCACCTTTGCTGATTTAATGTCGCTATTAATGTGCTTCTTTGTATTGTTATTAGCTTTCTCAGAAATGGATGTACTGAAGTTTAAGCAGATTGCAGGCTCGATGAAGTTTGCATTTGGTGTACAAAATAAGATTGAAGTTAAAGATATTCCAAAAGGTACTAGCGTAATTGCTATGGAGTTTCGTCCAGGTAAGCCCGACCCAACGCCGATAGAAACAATTCAGCAGCAAACTGTCGAGATGACTCAGCAAATGCTTGAATTTCAAGCTGGTGAAGAGGACAGTGCAGGTGGCAGACAAGAGCAACGCGGTAATCGCAGAGGTGGCGAATCGGCAAGTACCTCTAAACAAACCGCCAGCGAAGCGCAGCAAGAAAAAACCAACGAGCTACTTAAAAAAATCGCGCAGCAGCTGGAGCAACAAATTATTGATGGCGCAATTGAATTAGAATCGCTCGGTCAGCAAATTGTGATCCGTATTCGGGAAAATGGCTCGTTTCCATCGGGTAGTGCATTTTTACAACCACAGTTTAAGCCAATTATTCAAGAAATAGCGGCATTACTAAATGATGTGCCCGGCGAAATTACGGTATCGGGTCATACCGATGATTTTCAAGTGAGCAACGAACTTTACACTAATAATTGGGACCTTTCTGCTAAGCGCGCTGTTGCGGTAGCAACGGAAATGCAAAAAGTACCGTCGTTTGACAAAGGTCGCATGGTGGTAATTGGTCGAGCAGATACCAGACCATTAGAGCCGAATGTTGATGAAGAGTCGCGTCGCCGCAACCGTCGGGTTGAAATATCGATTATGCAAGGTAAGGCTAAAGAATCGACACCAATTGATTTGCAGTCCAATTAG
- the ispA gene encoding (2E,6E)-farnesyl diphosphate synthase translates to MPRIEENLSALIPASHHTDEKLVAACRYSLLNGGKRLRPILVYLTGELFNADNADLDRIACAIECIHSYSLVHDDLPAMDDDELRRGRPTCHIAYDEATAILVGDALQCLAFETITESQFNCTTVNNQLKIVNTLANASGLLGMCGGQALDIAATDSVITLTQLEQVHKLKTGALLKSAIKMGALAGNANELEIAALARYAEAIGLAFQVQDDILDVEGDTHTLGKPQGSDIEANKATYPALLGIEGAKEKAQNLVNQAIDALSEIDADTGRLKAIAEYIIARDH, encoded by the coding sequence TTGCCGCGCATTGAAGAAAATTTGAGTGCGCTGATCCCAGCGTCACATCACACGGATGAAAAACTCGTAGCCGCATGTCGCTACAGTTTATTAAATGGTGGAAAACGTTTACGACCGATTTTGGTTTACCTAACAGGTGAATTATTTAACGCCGACAACGCCGATCTAGACCGAATTGCATGTGCAATTGAGTGTATTCATAGCTATTCGTTAGTGCACGATGACCTGCCGGCGATGGATGATGATGAACTGCGCCGCGGCAGACCGACATGTCACATAGCTTACGATGAAGCGACTGCAATTTTAGTAGGCGATGCACTACAGTGTTTAGCATTTGAAACCATTACTGAATCTCAATTCAATTGCACTACTGTTAACAACCAGCTAAAAATCGTGAACACCCTCGCCAATGCGTCTGGGTTATTGGGTATGTGTGGCGGACAAGCACTTGATATTGCGGCAACTGATTCGGTAATTACCCTAACTCAACTTGAGCAAGTACATAAATTAAAAACCGGTGCACTGCTAAAATCGGCAATAAAGATGGGCGCTCTTGCCGGTAATGCCAACGAATTAGAAATTGCGGCACTAGCACGCTATGCTGAAGCAATTGGCCTTGCATTCCAAGTTCAAGACGACATTCTTGATGTTGAAGGTGATACGCACACCTTAGGTAAACCACAAGGGTCAGACATCGAAGCCAACAAAGCAACCTACCCTGCTTTACTAGGCATTGAAGGCGCGAAAGAGAAAGCGCAAAATCTTGTGAACCAAGCAATTGACGCTTTGTCTGAAATAGATGCCGATACAGGTCGACTCAAAGCGATTGCAGAATATATAATTGCTAGAGATCACTGA
- the xseB gene encoding exodeoxyribonuclease VII small subunit — MASKKPENLSFEEAISELSTIVTEMEHGDLPLETALKQFERGIALASASSQKLEQAQQKVQILMGQNDNAQLVDFNQ, encoded by the coding sequence ATGGCGAGCAAAAAGCCTGAAAATTTAAGCTTCGAAGAAGCCATTTCAGAACTTTCAACAATTGTAACTGAAATGGAACACGGTGATTTGCCTCTCGAAACAGCGTTAAAGCAATTTGAGCGTGGTATTGCCCTCGCCTCGGCTTCATCACAAAAGCTTGAGCAAGCACAACAAAAAGTGCAAATCTTGATGGGGCAAAATGACAATGCCCAACTTGTGGATTTTAACCAATAG
- the pomA gene encoding flagellar motor protein PomA translates to MDLATVIGIVGAIGFIVMAMVMGGDIGMFVDVPSVLIVFCGSLFVVLSNYTMGQFFGIGKVAGKAFMFKIEAPEELIEKSVELADAARKGGFLALEEADIPNPFMRKGIDMLVDGHDADVVRATLQKDISLTTTRHEAGAGLFKALGDVAPAMGMIGTLIGLVAMLSNMDDPKAIGPAMAVALLTTLYGAFLANVIAIPIQAKLENRKDEEQLNQRLILDAILGIQDGQNPKVIEGILKNYLAESKRQVDTEG, encoded by the coding sequence GTGGATTTAGCAACGGTTATAGGCATTGTCGGTGCAATCGGTTTCATTGTGATGGCAATGGTCATGGGTGGTGATATTGGCATGTTTGTCGATGTGCCCTCAGTACTCATTGTATTTTGTGGTTCATTATTTGTTGTACTCTCTAACTACACTATGGGGCAATTTTTTGGCATAGGTAAAGTCGCCGGTAAGGCCTTTATGTTTAAAATTGAAGCGCCTGAAGAACTTATTGAAAAATCAGTAGAGCTGGCAGATGCAGCCCGTAAAGGCGGCTTTTTAGCACTAGAAGAAGCTGATATCCCTAACCCTTTTATGCGTAAAGGCATTGATATGCTTGTGGATGGCCATGACGCTGATGTAGTGCGTGCCACATTGCAAAAAGATATAAGTTTAACCACAACACGTCATGAAGCTGGTGCTGGATTATTTAAAGCACTGGGTGATGTTGCGCCTGCGATGGGCATGATTGGTACCTTGATTGGCCTGGTAGCCATGTTATCGAACATGGATGACCCCAAAGCCATCGGTCCTGCGATGGCGGTTGCCTTACTTACAACACTTTATGGTGCATTCCTTGCGAACGTAATTGCCATTCCAATTCAAGCTAAATTAGAAAACCGCAAAGACGAAGAGCAACTCAATCAGCGCTTAATTTTAGACGCTATTTTAGGTATTCAAGATGGCCAAAATCCAAAAGTGATCGAAGGTATTTTGAAAAACTATTTAGCAGAGTCTAAACGCCAAGTGGATACTGAGGGGTAG
- the dxs gene encoding 1-deoxy-D-xylulose-5-phosphate synthase, which translates to MTFDSSKYPLLSLANTPEQLREIPQQNLAELSDELREYLLNSVSQSSGHLASGLGTVELTVALHYVYNTPFDRLIWDVGHQAYPHKILTGRREQMHTIRQKDGLHPFPFREESEYDTFSVGHSSTSISAALGMALASEKEGQDRKVVAVIGDGAITAGMAFEAMNHAGDLNPDMLVILNDNEMSISENVGALNNHFARILSGSFYTNIREGGKKLLSGMPPVKELASRMEEHLKGMVIPGTFFEELGFNYIGPIDGHDVGMLTDTLRNMRNLKGPQLLHVRTQKGKGYKPAEADPIGYHGVPKFDPSETSLPKSKPSAPTFSKVFGDWLCDMAAKDPKLMAITPAMREGSGMVRFSKEFPSQYYDAAIAEQHAVTLGAGLACEGLTPVVAIYSSFLQRGYDQLIHDVALQNLPVMFAIDRAGVVGADGETHQGAYDLSYMRCIPNMVIMAPSDLDECRQMLYTGHLHQGPSAVRYPRGSAGEIMPNDAMSALEIGKAKVIREGKDTAILSFGTLLDEAKQVAAALNATLLDMRFVKPLDETAIKQLAASHSTLVTLEDNALMGGAGSAVNEFVMAEKLSIPVLNLGLPDVFIKHGTQQEIHQELGLDADGIQKSIETYLAK; encoded by the coding sequence ATGACATTTGATAGTAGCAAGTATCCATTATTAAGCTTAGCGAATACGCCAGAGCAACTGCGTGAAATACCGCAGCAAAACTTGGCTGAGCTAAGCGATGAACTGAGAGAGTACTTACTTAACTCGGTATCACAAAGTAGTGGGCACCTCGCCTCAGGTCTTGGCACCGTTGAGCTAACTGTGGCGTTGCATTACGTATATAACACACCATTTGACCGTTTGATATGGGATGTTGGCCATCAGGCATATCCACATAAAATTTTAACAGGTCGCCGTGAGCAAATGCATACCATTCGCCAAAAAGATGGTTTGCACCCATTCCCTTTCCGTGAAGAAAGTGAATACGATACCTTTAGCGTAGGTCATTCAAGTACCTCAATTTCTGCGGCACTTGGTATGGCGCTGGCGTCTGAAAAAGAAGGCCAAGACCGTAAAGTTGTTGCCGTTATTGGTGATGGTGCGATTACTGCGGGTATGGCATTTGAGGCAATGAACCACGCCGGTGACTTAAATCCCGATATGCTGGTTATTCTGAACGACAACGAAATGTCGATTTCAGAAAACGTAGGCGCGCTCAACAACCACTTTGCACGTATTCTGTCAGGTAGCTTTTATACCAACATTCGTGAAGGCGGTAAAAAGCTACTGTCAGGCATGCCACCGGTAAAAGAGCTGGCAAGTCGTATGGAAGAACACCTTAAAGGTATGGTGATCCCAGGTACGTTTTTCGAAGAATTAGGCTTTAACTACATTGGGCCAATTGATGGCCATGATGTTGGCATGCTAACCGACACCTTACGTAATATGCGTAACTTAAAGGGTCCGCAATTACTTCACGTACGCACGCAAAAAGGTAAAGGTTATAAACCAGCAGAAGCTGATCCTATTGGCTACCACGGCGTACCAAAGTTTGACCCAAGCGAAACCAGCTTGCCAAAGTCAAAACCGAGCGCACCTACTTTCTCAAAAGTATTCGGCGATTGGCTATGCGATATGGCCGCAAAAGACCCGAAACTTATGGCAATTACGCCTGCGATGCGTGAAGGTTCAGGCATGGTGCGCTTTTCAAAAGAGTTCCCAAGCCAATATTATGATGCGGCAATTGCCGAACAACACGCGGTAACCTTAGGTGCAGGCTTAGCCTGTGAAGGGCTTACCCCAGTTGTGGCGATTTACTCAAGCTTTTTGCAACGTGGTTACGATCAACTTATCCACGATGTAGCATTACAAAACCTACCAGTAATGTTTGCCATTGACCGTGCAGGCGTGGTGGGTGCAGACGGTGAAACTCACCAAGGTGCATACGATTTAAGCTACATGCGCTGTATTCCAAATATGGTGATCATGGCACCAAGTGATTTAGACGAATGTCGTCAAATGCTTTACACCGGCCATCTTCATCAAGGACCAAGCGCGGTACGTTACCCTCGTGGCAGCGCAGGCGAAATTATGCCAAATGATGCGATGAGCGCACTTGAGATTGGTAAAGCTAAGGTTATTCGTGAAGGTAAGGACACAGCAATTTTAAGCTTTGGTACCTTGCTTGACGAAGCAAAGCAAGTGGCTGCAGCGCTTAACGCGACGCTACTTGATATGCGTTTTGTTAAGCCACTTGACGAAACGGCAATTAAACAGCTTGCAGCTTCTCACAGCACCTTAGTTACCCTTGAAGATAACGCGCTTATGGGCGGTGCAGGCTCTGCTGTGAACGAATTTGTAATGGCAGAAAAGTTAAGCATTCCAGTACTTAACTTAGGCTTACCTGATGTGTTTATTAAACACGGTACGCAGCAAGAGATCCATCAAGAGCTCGGCCTTGACGCTGACGGTATTCAAAAGAGTATCGAAACGTACTTAGCCAAATAG